The following coding sequences lie in one Thermosulfuriphilus ammonigenes genomic window:
- a CDS encoding type I restriction enzyme HsdR N-terminal domain-containing protein has protein sequence MSECDCCLGPSGEIIDLLTGEPVPDLDRERIKQKILKFLLEQKGYRKEDFLPNVDLDVRAGDKILTARLDLVVQIDGRPAMIIRCAPGSVVSRERGTIAAARLLKKEYIIPVAIQASAQEAAILDPINKKAVAYGWEHIPSREELTSLLKGWTPTALPPGRRPQEERILFAYDAHT, from the coding sequence ATGTCAGAGTGTGATTGCTGCCTGGGACCAAGCGGAGAGATTATAGATCTCCTCACAGGAGAACCGGTTCCCGACCTTGATCGGGAAAGGATCAAGCAGAAGATCCTCAAATTTCTCCTTGAACAAAAGGGCTATCGCAAAGAAGACTTCCTCCCCAACGTGGACCTTGATGTTCGGGCCGGCGACAAGATCCTTACCGCCCGCCTGGATCTGGTGGTCCAAATAGACGGCCGACCGGCAATGATTATCCGTTGCGCTCCCGGATCCGTAGTCAGCCGAGAACGCGGAACCATTGCCGCCGCCAGGCTTCTCAAAAAGGAGTACATCATCCCGGTGGCTATTCAGGCCTCGGCCCAGGAGGCAGCCATCCTGGACCCAATCAACAAAAAGGCCGTGGCCTACGGCTGGGAGCACATTCCCTCAAGAGAAGAGCTCACCTCTCTCCTTAAAGGCTGGACTCCTACCGCCCTTCCCCCAGGCCGCCGCCCACAAGAAGAACGAATCCTTTTCGCCTACGATGCCCACACCTGA
- the leuD gene encoding 3-isopropylmalate dehydratase small subunit: MKFRGRVFKFGDNIDTDAIIPARYLNTSDPDELAKHCMEDADPEFAQKVRPGDIIVAGANFGCGSSREHAPIAIKAAGVSCVIAKSFARIFYRNAFNMGLPIFESQEAAEEIKTGDEIEVNAETGEIHNLTTGKTYRCQPIPEFMRNLLKEGGLIPYIMKKYQDKAATSP; this comes from the coding sequence TTAAGTTTGGAGACAATATCGACACCGATGCCATTATCCCGGCGCGTTATCTGAACACCTCAGACCCAGATGAGCTGGCCAAACACTGCATGGAGGATGCCGACCCCGAGTTTGCCCAGAAGGTCAGGCCGGGGGATATCATTGTTGCTGGGGCCAACTTTGGCTGCGGCTCCTCCAGAGAGCATGCCCCTATCGCCATCAAGGCCGCCGGAGTCTCCTGTGTCATCGCCAAAAGTTTCGCCCGGATCTTCTACCGCAACGCCTTTAACATGGGGCTTCCTATTTTTGAGAGCCAGGAGGCGGCCGAGGAAATCAAAACCGGCGATGAGATCGAGGTGAATGCTGAAACAGGGGAGATTCACAATCTGACCACTGGCAAGACCTACCGCTGCCAGCCGATTCCCGAATTTATGCGCAACCTGTTAAAAGAGGGCGGCTTGATCCCATACATCATGAAGAAGTATCAGGACAAAGCGGCCACCAGCCCTTGA